One Siniperca chuatsi isolate FFG_IHB_CAS linkage group LG8, ASM2008510v1, whole genome shotgun sequence DNA segment encodes these proteins:
- the higd2a gene encoding HIG1 domain family member 2A, mitochondrial encodes MAATAAAPAAPEQTPEPSQSGPMPFDFSQPPIIEGFNPLPRIKDETFKEKFIRKTKENPFVPIGCVGTAGALIYGLRAFHQGKTRQSQLLMRGRIFAQGFTVVAIIFGVFATALKPKP; translated from the exons ATGGCGgcgacagcagcagcaccagcggCCCCTGAGCAAACACCTGAACCATCGCAGTCAGGACCTATGCCTTTTGACTTTTCCCAGCCTCCGATTATAGAAGGCTTCAACCCTTTGCCGAGGATCAAAGATGAGACCTTCAAAGAAAAATTTATTAGAAAAACCAAGGAGAACCCATTCGTCCCAATAG GTTGTGTGGGAACAGCTGGAGCGCTGATTTATGGTCTCCGTGCCTTCCATCAAGGGAAAACCAGACAGTCCCAGCTGTTGATGAGGGGACGTATCTTTGCTCAGGGCTTCACTGTAGTTGCCATTATTTTTGGTGTCTTTGCCACAGCTCTGAAACCCAAGCCATGA
- the cltb gene encoding clathrin light chain B isoform X3, translating to MADNGTHPAEEDPAAAFLAQQESEIAGIENDGEGFGALEGAGGQQPSPPQLLNYDGFEDELAAVNGDMFQESNGPTDNYAAIAQVDIQRQEPESLRKWREEQKTRLEALDLASKAAEAEWREKAKKELEDWHVHQNEQMEKNKVNNRASEEAFLAESDGDSPGSEWERVARLCDFNPKTNKQAKDVSRMRSVLISLKQTPLVR from the exons ATGGCTGACAACGGAACACACCCGGCTGAAGAGGACCCAGCTGCAGCTTTCCTGGCTCAACAGGAGAGTGAGATAGCGGGGATAGAGAACGACGGCGAAGGATTTGGAGCACTGGAAGGAGCGGGCGGCCAACAGCCGTCTCCGCCGCAGTTGCTCAACTATG ATGGTTTCGAAGATGAGCTTGCCGCAGTGAATGGGGATATGTTTCAG GAGTCCAATGGCCCAACAGACAACTACGCAGCCATCGCCCAGGTGGATATTCAGAGGCAAGAGCCAGAGAGTTTACGCAAGTGGAGGGAGGAACAGAAGACACGCCTTGAGGCATTGG ACTTAGCATCCaaggcagcagaggcagagtggagagagaaagcCAAAAAGGAGCTGGAGGACTGGCATGTACACCAGAATGAGCAGATGGAGAAGAACAAGGTCAACAATAG AGCATCAGAGGAGGCTTTCCTGGCAGAGAGTGATGGCGACAGCCCAGGATCTGAATGGGAGAGAGTAGCCCGTCTCTGTGACTTCAATCCGAAAACCAACAAACAGGCAAAGGATGTTTCTCGAATGCGTTCTGTCCTCATCTCTCTCAAACAGACACCTCTAGTTCGCTAG
- the cltb gene encoding clathrin light chain B isoform X2, whose product MADNGTHPAEEDPAAAFLAQQESEIAGIENDGEGFGALEGAGGQQPSPPQLLNYDGFEDELAAVNGDMFQESNGPTDNYAAIAQVDIQRQEPESLRKWREEQKTRLEALDLASKAAEAEWREKAKKELEDWHVHQNEQMEKNKVNNRIADKAFYKQPNSDVIGFVASEEAFLAESDGDSPGSEWERVARLCDFNPKTNKQAKDVSRMRSVLISLKQTPLVR is encoded by the exons ATGGCTGACAACGGAACACACCCGGCTGAAGAGGACCCAGCTGCAGCTTTCCTGGCTCAACAGGAGAGTGAGATAGCGGGGATAGAGAACGACGGCGAAGGATTTGGAGCACTGGAAGGAGCGGGCGGCCAACAGCCGTCTCCGCCGCAGTTGCTCAACTATG ATGGTTTCGAAGATGAGCTTGCCGCAGTGAATGGGGATATGTTTCAG GAGTCCAATGGCCCAACAGACAACTACGCAGCCATCGCCCAGGTGGATATTCAGAGGCAAGAGCCAGAGAGTTTACGCAAGTGGAGGGAGGAACAGAAGACACGCCTTGAGGCATTGG ACTTAGCATCCaaggcagcagaggcagagtggagagagaaagcCAAAAAGGAGCTGGAGGACTGGCATGTACACCAGAATGAGCAGATGGAGAAGAACAAGGTCAACAATAG GATTGCTGACAAGGCTTTCTACAAACAGCCCAACTCTGATGTTATAGGCTTTGT AGCATCAGAGGAGGCTTTCCTGGCAGAGAGTGATGGCGACAGCCCAGGATCTGAATGGGAGAGAGTAGCCCGTCTCTGTGACTTCAATCCGAAAACCAACAAACAGGCAAAGGATGTTTCTCGAATGCGTTCTGTCCTCATCTCTCTCAAACAGACACCTCTAGTTCGCTAG
- the cltb gene encoding clathrin light chain B isoform X1, with protein sequence MADNGTHPAEEDPAAAFLAQQESEIAGIENDGEGFGALEGAGGQQPSPPQLLNYDGFEDELAAVNGDMFQESNGPTDNYAAIAQVDIQRQEPESLRKWREEQKTRLEALDLASKAAEAEWREKAKKELEDWHVHQNEQMEKNKVNNRLCPSLARIADKAFYKQPNSDVIGFVASEEAFLAESDGDSPGSEWERVARLCDFNPKTNKQAKDVSRMRSVLISLKQTPLVR encoded by the exons ATGGCTGACAACGGAACACACCCGGCTGAAGAGGACCCAGCTGCAGCTTTCCTGGCTCAACAGGAGAGTGAGATAGCGGGGATAGAGAACGACGGCGAAGGATTTGGAGCACTGGAAGGAGCGGGCGGCCAACAGCCGTCTCCGCCGCAGTTGCTCAACTATG ATGGTTTCGAAGATGAGCTTGCCGCAGTGAATGGGGATATGTTTCAG GAGTCCAATGGCCCAACAGACAACTACGCAGCCATCGCCCAGGTGGATATTCAGAGGCAAGAGCCAGAGAGTTTACGCAAGTGGAGGGAGGAACAGAAGACACGCCTTGAGGCATTGG ACTTAGCATCCaaggcagcagaggcagagtggagagagaaagcCAAAAAGGAGCTGGAGGACTGGCATGTACACCAGAATGAGCAGATGGAGAAGAACAAGGTCAACAATAG ACTCTGTCCAAGTCTGGCACG GATTGCTGACAAGGCTTTCTACAAACAGCCCAACTCTGATGTTATAGGCTTTGT AGCATCAGAGGAGGCTTTCCTGGCAGAGAGTGATGGCGACAGCCCAGGATCTGAATGGGAGAGAGTAGCCCGTCTCTGTGACTTCAATCCGAAAACCAACAAACAGGCAAAGGATGTTTCTCGAATGCGTTCTGTCCTCATCTCTCTCAAACAGACACCTCTAGTTCGCTAG